The Balneola sp. MJW-20 genome contains a region encoding:
- the rpoC gene encoding DNA-directed RNA polymerase subunit beta', protein MPVTKTLTVTKDFNSIGVSLASAETILSRSHGEVLTPETINYRTFKPEMDGLFCEKIFGPVKDYECHCGKYKRIRYKGIICDRCGVEVTRKAVRRERMGHITLTVPVVHIWYFKSLPNKIAYLLGLSSKNLDKIIYYETFVVINPGVARDLGYAKGDMISEEEKYDILDQLPEDNYELDDDDEDKFIVKEGAEAIEALLGDLDLDELAYQLRYEVKHETSQMRKKKKLKRLQVIESFRAAAQHTENHPEWMVQSVIPVIPPELRPLVPLEGGRFATSDLNDLYRRVIIRNNRLKRLIDIKAPDVILRNEKRMLQEAVDSLYDNSRKSNAVRNNNRPLKSLSDMLKGKSGRFRQNLLGKRVDYSGRSVIVVGPELKMHECGLPKEMAVELYKPFIIRRLIERGYVKTVKSAKKVVDRRDAVVWEVLENVIDGHPVMLNRAPTLHRLGIQAFQPVLIEEKAIRLHPLACTAFNADFDGDQMAVHLPLSHDAILEASVLMLGSHNILSPASGGPIAVPSQDMILGLYYLTKPGNEQKGEGKTFASTTEVLVAFDQGQIDIHAKINVRVPLTNEEGEVNNEVIKTTTGRVIFNEIVPEGIDFINRTLGKKELRTLIGDIHAVAGTAKTSAFLDDMKKLGYEQATIGGLSFSLEDIIIPDAKAQLIDKAKDEVTEIQGRYEMGFITDNERYNQVIDKWTSTTNRVSETLFQALANDREGFNPVYMMADSGARGSKEQIRQLGGMRGLMAKPQKSSLQQGNEVIENPILSSFKEGLTVLEYFISTHGARKGLADTALKTADAGYLTRRLVDVSQDVIINENDCGTLRGIRMSALKDNEDIIEKLEDRIIGRVSLHEIHDPLTDDLICEANQMIDEVVAGKIAETSIEEVEIRSVLTCESARGVCAKCYGRDLARGTVVEKGEAVGVIAAQSIGEPGTQLTLRTFHVGGTASRLEAESQHKTKFEGKVEFENVRVVEYDDGEEIHNVVLSRAGELKIVDDEDKVLINYNVPYGSEMLVEEGDMVPKGAVLCKWDPYNALIFSEIEGSIEYKDIIEGITFSEDTDAQTGHREKVISDSKDRSLVPTLVVKGDNDVIREATLPVETHIVVDDGDKVSAGQVIAKIPRATSKSKDITAGLPRVTELFEARSPSEPAVVSEIDGIVEMGGRKRGSQEVFVKSKDGTDEKKYLISLSKHILVQSNDFVKAGQPLSDGTIPAQDILNILGPYAVQSYLVNEIQEVYRLQGVKINDKHIEVIVRTMMQKVEITDPGDTMFLEGDKVDRFEVNTRNDELFGKFVVTNPGGSDLKKGKLLDRREIREINNQLIKEDKEELEVREAEPAISKPILLGITRAALSTDSWLSAASFQETTKVLTQASIEAKKDWLRGLKENVVVGHKVPAGTGLRDYNDIVVGSKADMEEGEEEIAKVFEELGGSNGESETAEAED, encoded by the coding sequence TTGCCAGTTACTAAAACATTAACAGTTACCAAAGACTTCAACAGCATCGGAGTATCCCTTGCTTCTGCTGAGACGATACTATCTCGTTCTCACGGTGAAGTCCTGACGCCAGAAACTATAAATTACCGAACCTTCAAGCCGGAAATGGACGGTCTTTTCTGTGAAAAGATCTTCGGCCCGGTGAAGGATTACGAATGCCATTGCGGAAAATACAAGCGTATCCGCTATAAAGGTATCATCTGCGACCGTTGTGGTGTGGAAGTTACCCGCAAAGCCGTGCGCCGAGAAAGAATGGGTCATATTACCCTGACCGTACCGGTTGTTCATATTTGGTATTTCAAATCACTTCCTAACAAGATCGCTTACCTTCTTGGATTATCTTCCAAGAACCTGGATAAGATCATCTATTACGAGACTTTCGTAGTGATCAATCCGGGTGTGGCCCGTGACCTCGGTTACGCCAAAGGGGACATGATCTCAGAGGAAGAGAAGTATGATATTCTCGACCAGCTGCCGGAAGATAATTACGAGCTGGACGACGATGATGAGGATAAGTTCATCGTTAAGGAAGGTGCAGAAGCTATTGAAGCGCTTCTCGGCGACCTTGACCTTGATGAACTTGCTTATCAGTTACGCTATGAAGTGAAGCATGAAACTTCGCAGATGCGTAAAAAGAAAAAACTGAAGAGACTTCAGGTCATTGAGTCTTTCCGTGCTGCAGCCCAGCACACAGAGAATCATCCTGAATGGATGGTACAGAGCGTGATCCCGGTTATTCCACCGGAACTGAGACCTCTGGTTCCTCTGGAAGGCGGACGTTTCGCTACATCCGACCTGAACGATCTCTATCGAAGAGTGATCATCCGAAACAATCGTCTGAAGCGACTGATCGATATCAAAGCTCCGGACGTGATCCTGCGTAACGAGAAGCGTATGCTTCAGGAAGCAGTGGATTCACTTTACGATAACTCAAGAAAATCGAACGCAGTCAGAAACAATAACCGCCCGCTCAAGTCACTGAGTGACATGCTCAAAGGTAAGAGTGGTCGTTTCCGTCAGAACCTGCTAGGTAAGCGTGTTGACTATTCAGGTCGATCCGTAATTGTAGTAGGTCCTGAACTGAAAATGCACGAGTGCGGTCTTCCAAAAGAAATGGCGGTGGAGCTATACAAGCCGTTCATTATCCGAAGACTGATCGAGCGTGGTTATGTTAAGACCGTTAAGAGTGCGAAGAAAGTAGTTGACCGTCGTGATGCGGTGGTCTGGGAAGTCCTCGAAAATGTAATCGACGGACACCCTGTAATGCTAAACCGTGCACCGACCCTTCACCGTCTCGGTATTCAGGCTTTCCAGCCGGTACTTATCGAGGAGAAGGCGATCCGTCTGCACCCGCTGGCATGTACCGCTTTCAACGCTGACTTTGACGGTGACCAGATGGCGGTTCACCTTCCATTGAGCCACGATGCTATTCTGGAAGCTTCCGTACTGATGCTGGGTTCCCATAATATTTTATCGCCTGCGAGTGGCGGACCTATTGCCGTTCCATCTCAGGATATGATCCTTGGCTTATACTACCTGACAAAGCCGGGTAATGAGCAGAAAGGAGAAGGTAAAACTTTTGCTTCTACTACTGAGGTATTAGTAGCCTTCGATCAGGGTCAGATCGATATTCATGCCAAGATCAATGTTCGCGTACCTTTAACTAACGAAGAAGGGGAAGTGAACAATGAAGTGATCAAGACCACTACAGGTCGCGTGATCTTCAATGAGATCGTACCTGAAGGCATTGATTTTATCAACCGTACCCTGGGTAAAAAAGAATTACGTACGTTGATCGGTGACATTCATGCCGTTGCAGGAACCGCTAAAACATCAGCATTCCTGGACGACATGAAGAAGCTGGGTTATGAGCAGGCAACGATTGGTGGACTGTCTTTCTCATTGGAAGACATCATCATTCCTGATGCCAAAGCTCAGCTTATTGATAAAGCCAAAGATGAAGTAACGGAGATCCAAGGCCGTTATGAAATGGGTTTCATCACCGATAATGAGCGTTATAATCAGGTAATTGATAAGTGGACCAGTACCACAAACCGTGTATCCGAAACACTGTTCCAGGCTCTTGCCAATGACAGAGAAGGATTCAACCCGGTATATATGATGGCCGACTCCGGAGCCCGAGGTTCCAAAGAGCAGATCCGTCAGCTGGGTGGTATGCGTGGACTGATGGCAAAACCTCAGAAGAGTTCTCTGCAGCAGGGTAATGAGGTAATCGAGAATCCGATCCTTTCTTCTTTCAAAGAGGGACTGACGGTACTTGAATACTTCATCTCTACTCACGGTGCACGTAAGGGTCTTGCCGATACCGCTCTGAAAACGGCCGATGCGGGTTATCTTACCCGTCGTCTGGTAGACGTTTCTCAGGATGTGATCATTAACGAGAATGACTGTGGTACCCTTAGAGGTATCCGCATGTCTGCTCTGAAGGACAATGAGGACATCATCGAGAAGCTCGAAGACAGAATTATCGGACGAGTTTCACTGCACGAAATTCATGATCCGCTGACAGATGACCTTATCTGCGAAGCGAATCAAATGATCGATGAGGTTGTAGCCGGTAAGATCGCTGAAACTTCTATTGAAGAAGTGGAGATCCGGTCAGTACTAACCTGTGAATCTGCTCGCGGAGTGTGTGCCAAGTGTTACGGACGTGACCTGGCGCGCGGAACCGTTGTAGAGAAAGGTGAGGCTGTAGGTGTTATCGCTGCACAGTCTATTGGTGAGCCTGGTACACAGCTGACGCTTCGTACCTTCCACGTGGGTGGTACTGCTTCCCGTTTGGAGGCTGAGTCTCAGCATAAGACCAAATTCGAAGGTAAAGTTGAATTTGAGAATGTCCGGGTTGTTGAATATGACGACGGTGAAGAGATCCACAATGTGGTACTCAGCCGTGCAGGTGAACTGAAGATCGTTGACGATGAAGACAAAGTACTGATCAACTACAATGTGCCTTACGGTTCCGAGATGCTGGTCGAAGAAGGCGATATGGTACCTAAAGGAGCAGTGCTCTGTAAGTGGGATCCATATAACGCCCTGATCTTCTCAGAGATAGAAGGTTCTATCGAGTACAAGGATATCATTGAAGGAATCACCTTCAGTGAAGATACTGATGCTCAGACCGGACACCGTGAAAAAGTAATTTCAGATTCTAAAGACCGATCACTCGTTCCAACGCTGGTTGTTAAAGGCGATAACGACGTGATCCGCGAAGCCACACTACCGGTAGAAACACACATCGTTGTTGACGACGGTGATAAAGTATCCGCCGGTCAGGTGATCGCCAAGATCCCAAGAGCGACATCCAAATCGAAGGATATTACCGCGGGTCTTCCTCGTGTGACCGAGCTTTTCGAAGCGCGTTCACCAAGTGAGCCTGCTGTGGTTTCCGAGATTGATGGTATCGTTGAAATGGGCGGACGTAAGAGAGGTTCTCAGGAAGTGTTTGTGAAGTCTAAGGACGGAACAGATGAGAAGAAATATCTCATCAGCCTGAGTAAGCATATCCTGGTACAGTCTAATGACTTTGTGAAAGCAGGTCAGCCACTGTCCGACGGAACCATTCCGGCACAGGATATCCTGAATATTCTCGGTCCATACGCGGTACAATCCTATCTCGTAAACGAGATCCAGGAAGTTTACCGACTGCAGGGTGTGAAGATCAACGATAAGCATATTGAGGTTATCGTACGCACCATGATGCAGAAGGTAGAGATCACCGATCCGGGCGACACTATGTTCCTTGAAGGTGACAAAGTGGATCGTTTTGAAGTGAATACCAGAAACGACGAACTGTTCGGTAAATTCGTTGTGACGAATCCGGGCGGCAGTGACCTTAAGAAAGGTAAGCTGCTTGATCGTCGTGAGATCAGAGAGATCAACAATCAGCTGATCAAAGAAGACAAAGAAGAGCTCGAAGTAAGAGAAGCCGAACCGGCCATCTCTAAACCGATCCTGCTGGGTATTACCCGTGCAGCTCTGTCGACTGATAGCTGGTTATCTGCTGCTTCATTCCAGGAGACCACTAAAGTTCTTACACAGGCTTCTATCGAAGCTAAGAAGGACTGGTTACGCGGACTCAAAGAGAACGTGGTTGTGGGACACAAAGTACCAGCCGGTACCGGTCTCAGGGATTACAACGACATCGTTGTTGGTTCCAAAGCCGATATGGAAGAAGGAGAAGAAGAGATCGCTAAGGTATTTGAAGAACTTGGCGGATCAAACGGCGAAAGCGAAACCGCTGAAGCCGAAGATTGA
- the rpoB gene encoding DNA-directed RNA polymerase subunit beta: protein MQKIKNTERLSFGRTQHVLDYPDFLDIQLESFEKFVQLDIAPNERKNQGLQRIFNENFPIQDSRETHILEFLYYNVDVPRYTIKECQDRGLTYSVPLKSKLRLSSVDESDEASETIEQEVFLGDLPWMTNRGTFIINGAERVIVSQLHRSPGVFFGQSIHPNGTQLYSARVIPFKGSWIEFTTDIRDVLWAYIDRKKKVPATTLLRALGYSTDFDLLNLFELSEEIKFGTKADYKKKLVGKRLAENIVHEEMEEVVDDETGEVTEALNRKVIFERDHELTEDDYGMLKEADTKKVLVQHISAEESERSVIMNTLRKDPTWDENTALGEIYQQIRSGEMPDPETARSILERLFFSDKKYDLGEVGRYRLNKRLKQDNDIDVQYLTKEDIVAIIKEVIRLKNMKSQVDDIDHLSNRRVRTVGEQLGQQFAIGLARMARTIKERMNSRDAEQLTPQDLVNARTISSVINTFFGTNQLSQFMDQTNPLAELTHKRRMSALGPGGLTRERAGFEVRDVHYTHYGRLCPIETPEGPNIGLISSLCIHAKVNDFGFIETPYRKVKDGKVTKNVEYLAAEQEDETVIAQANAEIDTKGLFKNETVFSRMREGNVNLAKTDEIEYMDVATNQITSLAAALIPFIEHDDANRALMGSNMQRQGVPLLRPEAPVVGTGLEHRAARDSRAIITAEADGEVVYVSATEIRIKYDRTEDEQNCYFDGGVKSYDLEKFTRTNQDTCVNQRPIVSIGQKVKEGQAIADGCSTEGGELALGRNLLVAFMPWRGYNFEDAIVVSERIVQDDIYTSIHITEFEQQVRDTKRGEEELTREIPNVSEEATRNLDERGIIRVGAKVNPGDILVGKITPKGETDPTPEEKLLRAIFGDKAGDVKDASLKTPPGVSGTVIDTKLFSRKRDELVSRKEEKKRVEQEEERHTQQVAELNQQWADKMYSLLRDKTSPGVYDYSNVELIPKGEKYKKSVFEELDPVNINENIDWATDEELVKMVRRLFANYRELRREIDSEAKRRKFAIQVGDELPPGIIQKAKIYVAKKRKLQVGDKMAGRHGNKGVVAKIVPVEDMPFMEDGTPVDICLNPLGVPSRMNLGQIYETILGWAAKKLGVKFASPIFDGASMDDVKGKLEEAGLPQDGRVTLYDGRSGQPFEQKTTVGYIYMLKLNHLVQDKMHSRSIGPYSLITQQPLGGKAQFGGQRLGEMEVWALYAYGASSILKEMLTVKSDDVKGRSKVYEAIVKGENLPDGDVPESFKVLLRELMGLGLEIHIE from the coding sequence ATGCAAAAAATTAAAAATACTGAGCGTTTGTCGTTTGGCCGCACTCAACACGTGCTGGACTATCCTGATTTTCTGGACATCCAGTTAGAGTCATTCGAGAAATTTGTACAACTTGATATTGCTCCAAATGAGCGAAAGAATCAAGGCTTACAACGAATATTTAACGAAAACTTTCCAATTCAGGACTCCCGTGAGACTCATATCCTGGAATTTCTCTACTACAATGTAGACGTTCCCCGATATACGATCAAAGAGTGTCAGGACCGGGGATTAACTTATTCTGTTCCTCTGAAATCAAAGCTGCGTCTTTCATCTGTTGATGAAAGCGATGAGGCTTCTGAGACTATCGAGCAGGAAGTGTTTCTGGGCGATCTGCCCTGGATGACCAACCGAGGTACATTCATTATAAATGGTGCTGAGCGTGTAATCGTATCACAGCTGCATCGTTCTCCTGGTGTATTCTTCGGACAGTCTATCCACCCGAACGGAACTCAGCTGTATTCAGCCCGAGTCATTCCATTCAAAGGATCCTGGATCGAATTTACTACCGACATCCGCGACGTGCTCTGGGCCTATATCGACCGAAAGAAAAAGGTTCCTGCCACGACTCTGTTAAGAGCGCTGGGTTATTCTACCGACTTCGACCTGCTTAACCTGTTTGAACTCTCAGAAGAGATCAAATTCGGTACCAAGGCAGATTACAAGAAGAAACTGGTAGGTAAGCGTCTTGCCGAAAACATCGTCCATGAAGAAATGGAAGAAGTAGTTGACGATGAGACCGGAGAAGTGACCGAGGCCCTGAACCGAAAAGTCATCTTCGAAAGAGATCATGAGCTGACCGAAGACGATTACGGCATGCTGAAAGAAGCTGATACCAAGAAAGTTCTGGTACAGCATATTTCTGCCGAGGAGTCTGAGCGATCTGTGATCATGAACACCCTCCGTAAGGATCCGACCTGGGACGAGAATACCGCTCTGGGTGAGATCTACCAGCAGATCCGTTCCGGTGAAATGCCTGATCCTGAAACAGCCCGTTCCATCCTGGAAAGACTGTTCTTCAGTGACAAAAAATATGATCTGGGTGAAGTAGGACGTTACCGTCTGAACAAGCGCCTGAAGCAGGATAACGATATTGATGTACAGTATCTGACCAAAGAAGATATTGTAGCCATCATCAAAGAGGTTATCCGACTTAAGAATATGAAATCTCAGGTAGACGATATCGATCACCTGAGTAACCGTCGTGTACGTACCGTAGGAGAGCAGTTAGGCCAGCAATTTGCAATTGGTCTTGCCCGAATGGCACGTACGATCAAAGAAAGAATGAACTCTAGAGATGCAGAGCAGCTGACTCCTCAGGATCTGGTAAATGCCAGAACCATCTCCAGTGTGATCAACACTTTCTTCGGTACGAACCAGCTGTCTCAGTTCATGGATCAGACTAACCCTCTGGCGGAACTGACTCACAAGCGTCGTATGTCGGCATTAGGCCCGGGTGGTCTTACCCGAGAGCGTGCCGGTTTCGAAGTTCGTGACGTTCACTACACACACTACGGCCGTTTATGTCCGATCGAGACCCCTGAAGGTCCCAACATCGGTCTGATCTCCTCACTATGTATTCATGCCAAAGTAAACGACTTCGGTTTCATTGAAACTCCTTACCGTAAGGTGAAGGACGGAAAGGTAACCAAGAACGTTGAGTATCTGGCTGCTGAGCAGGAAGATGAAACAGTGATCGCGCAGGCGAATGCTGAGATCGATACCAAAGGCCTGTTCAAGAACGAGACTGTTTTCTCAAGAATGAGAGAAGGAAACGTTAACCTGGCCAAAACGGACGAAATAGAATATATGGACGTTGCCACCAACCAGATCACATCTCTGGCTGCGGCACTGATCCCATTCATTGAACATGATGATGCCAACCGTGCCCTGATGGGCTCGAACATGCAGCGTCAGGGTGTACCGTTACTTAGACCGGAAGCTCCGGTGGTAGGTACGGGACTTGAGCACCGTGCTGCACGCGACTCCCGTGCAATCATAACTGCTGAAGCCGATGGTGAAGTAGTATATGTAAGCGCAACTGAGATCCGCATCAAATACGACAGAACGGAAGATGAGCAAAACTGCTATTTCGATGGTGGTGTGAAGTCTTACGATCTGGAGAAGTTCACCCGAACCAACCAGGACACTTGTGTTAACCAACGCCCGATCGTAAGTATTGGTCAGAAGGTTAAAGAAGGTCAGGCTATTGCTGATGGTTGTTCTACTGAAGGTGGTGAGCTGGCACTGGGACGTAACCTGCTGGTTGCTTTCATGCCATGGAGAGGATACAACTTTGAGGATGCGATCGTAGTAAGTGAGCGCATCGTTCAGGATGATATTTATACCTCCATTCATATTACAGAATTCGAACAACAGGTTCGGGACACCAAGCGTGGTGAGGAAGAACTTACCCGTGAGATCCCGAATGTGAGTGAAGAAGCAACCCGTAACCTCGACGAGCGTGGTATTATCCGTGTAGGTGCGAAGGTTAATCCGGGCGACATCCTGGTAGGTAAAATTACTCCGAAAGGAGAGACCGACCCAACTCCTGAAGAGAAGCTTCTTAGAGCGATCTTCGGTGATAAAGCGGGTGATGTTAAAGATGCTTCTCTGAAAACACCTCCGGGCGTATCCGGTACGGTGATCGATACTAAGCTCTTCAGTCGTAAACGCGATGAGCTGGTATCACGTAAAGAAGAAAAGAAACGTGTAGAGCAGGAAGAAGAAAGACATACACAGCAGGTTGCTGAGCTTAATCAGCAGTGGGCTGATAAGATGTACTCTCTGCTCAGAGACAAAACTTCTCCGGGAGTATACGACTACTCTAATGTAGAGCTGATCCCTAAAGGCGAGAAGTACAAGAAATCAGTATTTGAAGAATTAGATCCGGTCAACATCAATGAGAACATTGACTGGGCTACGGATGAAGAGCTGGTTAAAATGGTCAGAAGACTGTTTGCCAACTACCGTGAATTACGCCGTGAGATCGACAGTGAAGCGAAGCGCCGTAAATTTGCGATCCAGGTAGGAGATGAATTACCTCCGGGCATCATCCAGAAAGCCAAGATCTATGTTGCCAAGAAGCGTAAGCTTCAGGTAGGTGACAAGATGGCCGGTCGTCACGGAAACAAGGGTGTGGTTGCTAAGATCGTACCTGTTGAAGACATGCCGTTCATGGAAGACGGAACCCCGGTAGACATTTGTCTTAACCCGCTGGGTGTACCTTCCCGTATGAACCTCGGTCAGATCTATGAAACCATTCTAGGATGGGCAGCTAAGAAGCTGGGTGTGAAGTTCGCTTCCCCGATCTTCGATGGTGCCAGCATGGATGATGTGAAAGGAAAACTCGAAGAAGCAGGTCTGCCTCAGGATGGTCGTGTGACTCTCTATGACGGACGCTCCGGACAGCCTTTCGAACAAAAGACCACTGTCGGTTATATCTACATGCTTAAACTGAACCACCTTGTTCAGGATAAGATGCACTCACGGTCTATCGGGCCATACTCACTTATTACACAGCAGCCGCTGGGTGGTAAGGCACAGTTTGGTGGACAGAGACTCGGTGAGATGGAGGTATGGGCACTGTATGCTTATGGTGCTTCAAGTATCCTGAAAGAGATGCTTACCGTGAAGAGTGACGACGTTAAAGGTCGATCTAAGGTCTATGAAGCCATTGTGAAAGGTGAGAACCTGCCAGATGGTGATGTACCAGAATCATTCAAGGTATTACTGCGAGAGCTTATGGGTCTCGGCCTTGAAATCCATATTGAATAA
- the rplA gene encoding 50S ribosomal protein L1, with the protein MANRGKRYQQAVALISPEMEYSLEEACDLVKKTSTVSFDASVDLDIRLGVDPRHADQMVRGTVSLPNGTGKEVRVLALVNESKQDEAREAGADHVGLDDYIAKIEDGWADIDVIIATPDVMGKLGKLGRFLGPRGLMPNPKSGTVTMDVADAVKTVKAGQIDFRVDKYGILHTSIGKISFDASDLKENAEAFLQTVMRLKPASSKGLYVKSVFMSSTMGPSIPIARTAVTSL; encoded by the coding sequence ATGGCAAACAGAGGAAAGAGATATCAACAGGCCGTGGCACTTATATCTCCGGAGATGGAATATTCTCTGGAAGAAGCGTGTGACCTGGTTAAAAAAACCTCAACGGTATCATTCGATGCATCCGTTGATCTGGACATCCGACTGGGAGTTGATCCCCGTCATGCCGATCAAATGGTGCGCGGAACCGTGAGCCTTCCCAACGGGACAGGTAAAGAGGTACGTGTTCTTGCTCTTGTAAACGAGAGTAAGCAGGACGAAGCCAGAGAAGCCGGTGCCGACCATGTAGGTCTGGATGATTATATCGCAAAGATTGAAGATGGTTGGGCGGACATCGATGTTATCATCGCTACGCCCGACGTAATGGGGAAACTCGGAAAATTAGGACGTTTCCTGGGACCTCGTGGATTAATGCCTAACCCTAAAAGTGGTACCGTTACAATGGATGTCGCTGACGCCGTTAAGACCGTTAAGGCCGGCCAGATCGACTTCCGTGTAGACAAATACGGTATACTGCATACTTCTATCGGGAAGATAAGCTTTGATGCTTCCGACCTGAAAGAGAATGCAGAAGCTTTCTTACAGACCGTTATGCGTCTTAAGCCGGCTTCCTCTAAAGGGCTTTACGTGAAAAGCGTATTTATGAGCAGTACCATGGGGCCAAGTATCCCAATAGCTAGAACCGCAGTTACATCCCTATAA
- the rplL gene encoding 50S ribosomal protein L7/L12, with protein MADIKELAEQLVNLTIKEANELANFLEEEYDIKPAAAAVAVAGPAGGGEAGGGEEQTEFDVVLNSAGAKKIAVIKEVRGITGLGLKEAKELVDGAPGTVKEAVSKDEAEQIKAKLEEAGAEVELK; from the coding sequence ATGGCTGACATCAAAGAACTAGCTGAACAGCTTGTCAACCTAACTATCAAAGAAGCTAACGAATTAGCTAACTTCCTGGAAGAAGAATACGATATCAAACCAGCTGCAGCTGCTGTTGCAGTTGCCGGACCTGCAGGCGGCGGAGAAGCCGGCGGCGGAGAAGAGCAGACTGAGTTTGACGTGGTTCTGAACAGTGCAGGTGCTAAAAAGATCGCCGTTATCAAAGAAGTACGCGGCATCACCGGTCTTGGGCTGAAAGAAGCTAAAGAACTGGTAGACGGAGCTCCTGGAACTGTTAAGGAAGCTGTTTCTAAAGACGAAGCTGAGCAAATCAAAGCCAAGCTTGAAGAAGCTGGAGCTGAAGTAGAGCTCAAGTAA
- the rplJ gene encoding 50S ribosomal protein L10: MPTAEKQAVLNELAEKLESAKAIYIANYSGMSVAEINELRGAFRKGEVFFKVYKNKLMKLAMEEVGGYDDIIPSLVEQNAFAFVEEELSAPAKVLKEFISEKKKPQFKAAIVDGDFYGEDKLETLAAMKSKAEIIGDILGLLQAPLSNVVSGLQAQGSTLAGAINTIAEKGAE; the protein is encoded by the coding sequence ATGCCTACTGCAGAAAAGCAAGCAGTTCTAAATGAATTAGCAGAAAAGCTGGAATCAGCGAAGGCGATCTATATCGCTAACTATTCCGGTATGTCTGTTGCTGAAATTAATGAACTGCGAGGTGCATTTCGTAAGGGAGAGGTATTCTTCAAAGTATATAAGAATAAGCTGATGAAGCTTGCTATGGAAGAGGTCGGCGGTTACGACGACATCATTCCTTCCTTAGTAGAGCAGAATGCTTTTGCTTTTGTTGAAGAAGAACTATCTGCACCCGCCAAGGTCCTTAAAGAGTTTATCAGCGAGAAGAAGAAGCCGCAGTTTAAAGCTGCAATTGTAGACGGTGACTTCTACGGTGAAGATAAGCTTGAAACCCTGGCAGCAATGAAATCCAAAGCCGAGATCATCGGCGACATTCTGGGGCTGCTGCAAGCACCACTCAGCAATGTGGTCAGTGGCTTGCAGGCTCAGGGATCAACCCTTGCAGGTGCTATCAATACCATCGCCGAGAAAGGCGCGGAATAA
- the rplK gene encoding 50S ribosomal protein L11 produces MAKKVERILKLQIVGGQANPAPPVGPALGQAGINIMEFCKAFNAKTQEKAGTIIPVEITVYADKSFSFKTKTPPAAVLLKKAAKINSGSGEPNRNKVGSVTWSQCKEIAEEKMEDLNAFDVEAGAEMVAGTARSMGLRVNRDR; encoded by the coding sequence ATGGCTAAAAAAGTTGAAAGAATCCTGAAACTCCAGATCGTTGGGGGGCAGGCAAACCCTGCGCCGCCAGTCGGACCAGCTCTTGGTCAGGCCGGAATTAACATCATGGAGTTTTGTAAAGCCTTTAATGCTAAGACTCAGGAGAAAGCCGGAACCATCATCCCGGTTGAGATCACTGTCTATGCGGATAAGTCTTTTTCATTCAAGACGAAGACTCCTCCAGCAGCAGTTCTTCTCAAGAAAGCAGCAAAGATCAACTCCGGATCAGGCGAGCCTAACCGTAACAAGGTTGGTTCAGTAACCTGGTCTCAGTGCAAAGAGATCGCCGAAGAAAAAATGGAAGATCTCAATGCCTTTGATGTAGAAGCTGGTGCCGAGATGGTAGCAGGAACGGCTCGAAGCATGGGTCTTAGAGTAAATCGCGACAGATAA